In Massilia antarctica, the following are encoded in one genomic region:
- a CDS encoding DUF969 domain-containing protein produces MQSAVNLWPLIGVAVIIVGFVLRVHPVLVVVAACGATGLAVSMPVETLLASLGTAFIKTRNLPMILLLPLAAIGLLERFGLKEHAQATIASIKSATTGRLLIVYLFVREISAAFGLTSLGGHPSMVRPLVAPMAEAAAEARNGTISDKLRYRIRAMSAATDNVGLFFGEDVFVAFGAIVLMQTILAAEGILVNPLHMALWGLPTAVTAFIIHAWRLHRFDAEIARDGAGQ; encoded by the coding sequence ATGCAATCAGCAGTCAACCTGTGGCCGCTCATCGGCGTCGCCGTCATCATCGTCGGCTTCGTGCTGCGCGTCCATCCGGTGCTGGTCGTCGTCGCGGCCTGCGGCGCCACCGGCCTGGCCGTGTCGATGCCGGTCGAAACCTTGCTCGCCTCGCTCGGCACCGCCTTCATCAAAACACGCAACCTGCCGATGATCCTCCTGCTGCCGCTCGCGGCCATCGGCCTGCTCGAACGCTTCGGCCTCAAGGAGCACGCGCAAGCGACCATCGCCAGTATCAAATCTGCCACCACCGGCCGCCTGCTGATCGTCTACCTGTTCGTGCGCGAAATCTCCGCCGCCTTCGGCCTGACCAGCCTTGGAGGCCACCCGTCGATGGTACGCCCGCTGGTCGCGCCGATGGCCGAAGCGGCCGCCGAAGCGCGCAACGGCACCATCAGCGACAAACTGCGCTACCGCATCCGCGCCATGTCCGCCGCCACCGATAACGTCGGCCTGTTTTTCGGCGAGGACGTCTTTGTCGCCTTCGGCGCCATCGTCCTGATGCAAACCATCCTCGCCGCCGAGGGCATCCTGGTCAACCCGCTGCACATGGCGCTGTGGGGCCTTCCCACTGCGGTCACCGCCTTCATCATCCATGCGTGGCGCTTGCACCGCTTCGACGCCGAGATCGCGCGCGACGGAGCCGGCCAATGA
- a CDS encoding DUF979 domain-containing protein, translated as MIILLDYFYLALGAMLAASAVMSLRDKDNPRRYASALFWALYAAVYLAGERLPPAYVGVIMIVMALIAGCGGVTLGKYGVRTPEEKTSSARRLGHLLFIPALIIPVVTMIGSTLLKDVHIGGLLLLETRHLTLVSLGCASVLAVGAACWLTRATPLQGMREWRRLVDAVGWAVVLPHMLAVLGLLFAEAGVGKAVAHITTSYINMDSRFVAVVVFCVGMALFTIIMGNGFAAFPVMAGGVGIPILIGRYGANPAVMAAIGMFSAYCGTLMTPMAANFNVVPVVLLELPDKHAVIKAQIPTALPLLVANIFLLYFLMGQK; from the coding sequence ATGATCATCCTCCTCGACTATTTTTACCTGGCGCTGGGCGCCATGCTGGCCGCTTCCGCCGTCATGTCCCTGCGCGACAAGGACAATCCGCGCCGCTATGCGAGCGCCTTGTTCTGGGCCCTGTACGCCGCCGTCTACCTGGCCGGCGAGCGCCTGCCGCCGGCGTACGTGGGCGTGATCATGATCGTGATGGCCCTCATCGCCGGCTGCGGCGGCGTCACCTTGGGCAAATACGGCGTGCGCACGCCTGAGGAAAAGACGTCGAGCGCGCGCCGCCTCGGGCACCTGCTGTTCATTCCCGCGCTGATCATTCCGGTCGTGACCATGATCGGGTCGACCCTGCTCAAGGACGTCCATATCGGCGGCCTGCTGCTGCTCGAAACCAGACACCTGACCCTGGTCAGCCTCGGTTGCGCTTCGGTGCTGGCGGTGGGCGCGGCTTGCTGGCTGACGCGCGCCACGCCGTTGCAGGGCATGCGCGAATGGCGACGCCTGGTCGACGCGGTGGGCTGGGCGGTGGTGCTGCCGCACATGCTGGCGGTCCTCGGGCTGCTGTTCGCCGAAGCCGGTGTGGGCAAGGCGGTTGCACACATCACCACCTCGTACATCAACATGGATTCGCGCTTCGTGGCGGTGGTGGTGTTCTGCGTCGGCATGGCGCTGTTTACCATCATCATGGGCAACGGCTTCGCTGCTTTTCCCGTGATGGCGGGCGGCGTCGGCATTCCGATCCTGATCGGCCGGTACGGCGCCAACCCGGCGGTGATGGCGGCCATCGGCATGTTCAGCGCCTATTGCGGCACCCTGATGACGCCCATGGCCGCCAATTTCAACGTGGTGCCGGTGGTGCTGCTCGAACTGCCCGACAAGCACGCGGTGATCAAGGCGCAGATACCGACCGCGCTGCCGCTGCTGGTGGCGAATATCTTCCTGCTGTATTTTTTGATGGGCCAGAAATGA
- the pcp gene encoding pyroglutamyl-peptidase I: MNKTVLLTGFEPFNNESVNPAWEAVSELAGWREDDFAVVVRQLPCVFGLAGTVLRDALEELKPDLVIAVGQAGGRVDISVERIAINVDDAPIPDNARHQPVDEAIVAGGPAAYFSTLPIKAIVAALRAQGLPASVSQSAGTFVCNDVFYRLMHAAERMPMRAGFIHIPYLPQQAACHPGAPSMALSEVVRALRTAVKVSLRTDADVRATGGMLS; encoded by the coding sequence ATGAACAAAACAGTGCTGCTGACCGGTTTCGAGCCGTTCAACAACGAGAGCGTCAACCCAGCCTGGGAGGCTGTCAGCGAGTTGGCCGGCTGGCGCGAGGACGATTTTGCGGTCGTGGTGCGCCAGCTTCCTTGTGTGTTCGGCCTGGCGGGCACAGTGTTGCGGGACGCGCTGGAGGAATTGAAGCCGGACCTGGTGATCGCCGTCGGCCAGGCTGGCGGCAGGGTCGATATCTCAGTGGAGCGGATCGCCATCAACGTGGATGATGCACCGATTCCCGACAATGCGCGGCACCAGCCGGTGGATGAAGCGATCGTCGCGGGCGGCCCCGCCGCCTATTTTTCCACCTTGCCGATCAAGGCCATCGTCGCTGCCTTGCGTGCGCAAGGCCTGCCGGCATCGGTGTCGCAAAGCGCCGGCACCTTCGTATGCAACGATGTGTTTTACCGCCTGATGCATGCGGCCGAAAGGATGCCGATGCGGGCCGGGTTCATTCACATTCCGTATCTGCCCCAGCAGGCGGCGTGCCATCCGGGTGCGCCCAGCATGGCTCTGAGCGAGGTGGTACGCGCGCTGCGCACCGCGGTCAAGGTGTCGCTGCGTACCGATGCCGATGTGCGCGCCACAGGCGGCATGTTGTCCTGA
- a CDS encoding DUF1330 domain-containing protein has translation MAAYAIGSLTVHTTQWQQEYGAKMPALIHKHGGKVLAKAAAQGLEGQSLLPGTVVMIEFPTAQQALAWNEDPEHAPLRRLRQGGASFDLMLVDGL, from the coding sequence ATGGCCGCATATGCAATCGGTTCGTTAACGGTACACACGACGCAATGGCAGCAGGAATATGGGGCGAAAATGCCCGCGCTGATACACAAGCATGGCGGCAAAGTCCTGGCCAAGGCCGCGGCGCAAGGATTGGAAGGCCAGTCCCTGCTGCCAGGGACCGTCGTCATGATTGAATTCCCCACTGCGCAACAGGCTTTGGCCTGGAACGAGGATCCTGAGCATGCGCCACTCAGGCGGCTGCGTCAGGGCGGCGCCAGTTTCGATCTGATGTTGGTGGACGGCTTGTAA
- a CDS encoding LysR family transcriptional regulator, translating to MSIDLKQLKYFLAVAEEKSFSRAAERLHISQPPLSQQIMKLESELGVRLFARTTRTFELTVAGKALMGEASDLLARMRMTIDTIRQIDRGEVGRLRVGIVGSAMWGPIPSLLEEFQTKFPRVTWTLHESGPNVQYEALRAKQIDVGFWREPKLDEDELKHDNLRQELCFRENVCVAVNEHHPLATQPWIELTDIADQPMLTLALDKSAFPRYLIQCCIKAGFQPTIFQEASEPQTLLAMVGAGLGVALMPETTSRIGWPGVIFLPIKTNPPSANLYITYTTLDDAPVVRAFLNILNPGPI from the coding sequence ATGTCCATCGACCTGAAACAGCTCAAGTACTTCCTCGCGGTGGCTGAAGAGAAGAGCTTCAGCCGCGCCGCCGAGCGGCTGCACATTTCGCAGCCGCCTTTGAGCCAGCAGATCATGAAGCTCGAGAGCGAGTTGGGCGTGCGTCTGTTCGCGCGCACCACCCGCACCTTCGAGCTGACCGTGGCCGGCAAGGCGCTGATGGGGGAAGCATCGGACCTGCTGGCCAGGATGCGCATGACGATCGACACCATCCGCCAGATCGACCGCGGTGAAGTCGGCCGCCTGCGGGTGGGCATTGTCGGTTCGGCCATGTGGGGGCCGATTCCCAGCCTGCTCGAAGAATTCCAGACCAAGTTCCCGAGGGTGACCTGGACCTTGCACGAATCGGGCCCGAACGTGCAGTACGAGGCGCTGCGCGCGAAACAGATCGACGTGGGTTTCTGGCGCGAGCCGAAACTCGATGAAGATGAGCTCAAACACGACAACCTGCGCCAGGAACTGTGCTTCCGCGAGAACGTGTGCGTGGCGGTCAACGAGCATCATCCGCTGGCCACGCAGCCGTGGATCGAGCTGACCGACATTGCGGACCAGCCGATGCTCACACTGGCGCTGGACAAGTCGGCCTTCCCGCGCTACCTGATCCAGTGCTGCATCAAGGCCGGTTTTCAGCCGACGATTTTCCAGGAAGCGTCCGAGCCGCAAACCCTGCTGGCGATGGTGGGCGCGGGCCTGGGCGTGGCCCTGATGCCGGAAACGACCAGCCGCATCGGCTGGCCCGGCGTGATCTTCTTGCCGATCAAGACCAACCCGCCATCGGCCAATCTGTACATCACCTACACCACGCTCGACGATGCGCCGGTGGTGCGGGCATTCCTCAACATCCTGAACCCCGGCCCGATCTGA
- a CDS encoding pseudouridine-5'-phosphate glycosidase, producing MHQYLLFSPEVAAARSAGKPIVALESTIISHGMPYPQNVTMAQEVEHVIRAAGAVPATIAIIEGKICVGLVAEQLELLAASPDAMKVSRRDLAYVLSQGRLGATTVAATMICAQMAGIHVFVTGGIGGVHRGAETSFDISADLQELARTNVAVVCAGVKSILDIGLTLEYLETHGVPVISVGQPAFPAFFTRDSGFKADFQLDSALEQAAFIQTKWQLGLDGGIVVSNPVPEAFAMQKEEIDGITEQALQEARDGGVTGKLVTPFLLARIKTLTEGRSLMTNIALVKHNAQVGAELAVAMRNLPGLQPI from the coding sequence ATGCACCAATACCTCTTGTTCTCGCCCGAAGTCGCCGCAGCCCGTTCCGCCGGCAAGCCGATCGTCGCCCTGGAGTCGACCATCATCTCGCACGGCATGCCGTATCCGCAAAACGTCACGATGGCGCAGGAAGTCGAGCACGTGATCCGCGCCGCCGGCGCCGTGCCGGCCACGATCGCCATCATCGAAGGAAAAATCTGCGTCGGCCTGGTGGCCGAGCAGCTCGAACTGCTGGCCGCGTCGCCGGACGCGATGAAAGTGTCGCGCCGCGACCTGGCATACGTGCTCTCGCAAGGCCGCCTGGGCGCCACCACCGTGGCCGCCACCATGATTTGCGCGCAGATGGCCGGCATCCATGTGTTCGTCACCGGCGGCATTGGCGGCGTGCACCGCGGCGCCGAGACCAGCTTCGACATCTCGGCCGACCTGCAGGAACTGGCCCGCACCAACGTGGCGGTGGTATGCGCCGGCGTCAAGTCGATCCTCGACATCGGCCTCACGCTCGAATACCTGGAAACCCATGGCGTGCCGGTGATCAGCGTCGGCCAGCCAGCCTTCCCGGCCTTCTTCACGCGCGACAGCGGCTTCAAGGCCGACTTCCAGCTCGACTCCGCCCTGGAGCAGGCGGCCTTCATCCAAACCAAATGGCAGCTGGGCCTCGATGGCGGCATCGTCGTCAGCAATCCGGTGCCGGAAGCGTTTGCGATGCAAAAGGAAGAAATCGACGGCATCACCGAACAGGCATTGCAGGAAGCGCGCGACGGCGGCGTGACGGGCAAGCTGGTCACCCCGTTCCTGCTGGCCCGCATCAAGACCCTGACCGAAGGACGCAGCCTGATGACCAATATCGCACTGGTCAAGCACAACGCACAGGTAGGCGCCGAACTGGCCGTGGCCATGCGCAACCTGCCAGGCCTGCAGCCGATCTAA
- a CDS encoding carbohydrate kinase: MTELSKKAQLYELIRANPFISQQDLAAVLGLSRSAVAGYIAGLIRDRRLLGRAYVLPDNRPIVCLGAANLDRKLRSLATLKMGTSNPARQDESFGGVARNIAENLARLSAPVALITAIGDDSSGKTLLAHAEALGIDTRATLHLTGVCSGTYTAVLDDHGEMMLALADMALYDSLTPAFLATRQPQRAAGALTVADLNLPRDTLRTLLDDAARDSVPLVLVAVSQPKMANLPDDLHGLRLLILNQGELETRIGAPLKTDADFLAACRGLQAQGARDVIVTRGATGVIYTTSDGIEHLDAPPAKIVDVTGAGDAFAAAVCWSLFQGSDDMTLACRRGLQLSVMTLASEETVCPHLTAEVLAEIPHPDALPGAQQPFNALYQD; the protein is encoded by the coding sequence GTGACCGAACTCTCCAAAAAAGCCCAGTTGTACGAACTGATCCGCGCCAATCCCTTCATCTCGCAGCAGGATCTGGCGGCGGTGCTGGGCTTGTCGCGTTCCGCCGTGGCCGGCTATATCGCGGGCCTGATCCGCGACCGGCGCCTGCTCGGGCGCGCCTACGTGCTGCCCGATAACCGGCCCATCGTCTGCCTCGGCGCGGCCAACCTCGATCGCAAGCTGCGCTCCCTCGCCACCCTGAAAATGGGCACCTCCAATCCGGCACGCCAGGACGAATCGTTCGGTGGCGTGGCCCGCAATATCGCCGAAAACCTGGCGCGCCTGTCGGCGCCGGTGGCGCTGATCACGGCCATCGGCGACGATTCGTCCGGCAAGACCTTGCTGGCGCATGCCGAAGCGCTTGGCATCGATACCCGCGCCACCCTGCACCTGACGGGCGTATGCAGCGGCACCTACACCGCGGTGCTCGACGACCATGGCGAGATGATGCTCGCGCTGGCCGACATGGCCCTGTACGATTCGCTCACGCCAGCTTTTCTGGCGACGCGCCAGCCGCAGCGCGCGGCCGGCGCCCTGACCGTGGCAGATCTGAACCTGCCGCGCGACACCCTGCGCACCCTGCTCGACGACGCCGCGCGCGATTCGGTGCCGCTGGTGCTGGTGGCGGTATCGCAGCCGAAGATGGCGAACCTGCCGGACGACCTGCACGGCCTGCGCCTGCTCATCCTGAACCAGGGCGAACTCGAAACGCGCATCGGCGCGCCGCTCAAGACCGACGCCGACTTCCTGGCGGCCTGCCGCGGCTTGCAGGCGCAGGGCGCGCGCGACGTCATCGTCACGCGCGGCGCCACCGGCGTGATTTACACCACCAGCGACGGCATCGAGCACCTGGACGCGCCACCGGCAAAGATCGTCGACGTCACCGGTGCGGGCGACGCTTTTGCCGCTGCGGTATGCTGGTCCCTGTTCCAGGGCAGCGACGACATGACACTGGCCTGTCGCCGCGGCCTGCAGCTGTCCGTCATGACCTTAGCCAGCGAAGAAACCGTATGCCCTCACCTGACGGCGGAAGTTCTCGCCGAGATTCCACATCCCGACGCCCTTCCCGGCGCCCAGCAGCCGTTCAACGCACTTTACCAGGACTGA
- the xapA gene encoding xanthosine phosphorylase: protein MSNNTPFEAADIIRARKPGFEPRVAMILGSGLGVLAEQMTDAVSIGFDELPGFPISTVHGHAGELVLGTLAGVNVVCMKGRGHFYEGYGMGVMTSAVRTMKLLGCEMLFVTNAAGSLRTEVDAGSLVALTDHINWLPGTPMVGPNDDRFGPRFFSMANAYDSDIRNVVKETAAAKGITLHEGVFIAYPGPNFETAAEIRMMAKLGADVVGMSVVPEVVSARHCGLKVVGVSVITNLAEGMSPFPLSHEQTLKYAAIGAKDLVALIPAFLERVAAQPRAAA, encoded by the coding sequence ATGTCGAACAATACCCCCTTCGAAGCCGCCGATATCATCCGCGCCCGCAAACCTGGTTTCGAGCCGCGCGTGGCGATGATTTTGGGTTCGGGCCTTGGCGTGCTGGCCGAGCAGATGACTGACGCGGTCTCGATCGGATTCGACGAGCTGCCTGGTTTCCCGATCAGCACCGTGCATGGTCACGCCGGCGAACTGGTACTGGGCACCCTGGCGGGCGTGAACGTGGTGTGCATGAAGGGCCGCGGCCACTTCTACGAAGGTTACGGCATGGGCGTGATGACCAGCGCCGTGCGCACCATGAAGCTGCTCGGTTGCGAGATGCTGTTCGTGACCAATGCCGCCGGTTCGCTGCGCACCGAAGTCGATGCGGGCAGCCTGGTGGCCCTGACCGACCATATCAACTGGCTGCCTGGCACGCCGATGGTCGGCCCGAACGACGACCGTTTCGGCCCGCGCTTTTTCAGCATGGCCAATGCCTACGACAGCGACATCCGCAACGTGGTCAAGGAAACCGCCGCCGCCAAGGGCATCACCTTGCATGAAGGCGTGTTCATTGCGTATCCGGGTCCGAACTTCGAGACCGCCGCCGAAATCCGCATGATGGCCAAGCTGGGCGCCGACGTGGTGGGTATGTCGGTGGTGCCGGAAGTGGTGTCGGCGCGCCACTGCGGTTTGAAGGTGGTTGGCGTGTCCGTGATTACGAATCTGGCGGAAGGCATGTCGCCGTTCCCGCTGTCGCACGAGCAGACCCTGAAGTACGCCGCGATTGGCGCCAAGGATCTGGTGGCGCTGATTCCGGCATTCCTGGAGCGCGTCGCCGCACAACCGCGCGCCGCTGCCTGA
- a CDS encoding phosphopentomutase → MSRAFILLLDSFGLGATPDADKFGDVGANTFGHIASWAAEQGKPMQLPNLERLGLAAAAHLASGEWARGFNQRDGFTGAYGAARERSTGKDTQSGHWEIAGVPVEFDWGYFPRTVPSFPAELTDKLQELTGVAGYLGNCHASGTDIINKHGDEHVATGKIIVYTSGDSVMQIAAHEEHFGLDRLYAVCEAAFELVKPYNIGRVIARPFLGENGNYRRTSNRHDYAVPPPSATLLDHVKNEGGEVIGLGKISDIFATQGISRVVKGVDNMALFDALLKVTDEAGDKSLTFVNFVDFDQAFGHRRDVAGYSNALHEMDARLPEFMAKLKEGDLVVITADHGCDPSWPGSDHTREHIPMIFFGPGVAPRALPVSNTFSDIGATLAKHLGVKPLSNGTALL, encoded by the coding sequence ATGTCACGCGCATTTATCCTTCTGCTTGATTCCTTCGGCCTCGGCGCCACCCCTGACGCCGACAAATTCGGCGACGTCGGCGCCAACACCTTCGGCCACATCGCCAGCTGGGCTGCCGAACAAGGCAAGCCGATGCAGCTGCCCAATCTCGAACGCCTCGGCCTCGCCGCCGCAGCCCATCTGGCCAGCGGCGAATGGGCCCGGGGCTTCAACCAGCGCGACGGCTTCACCGGCGCCTACGGCGCAGCGCGCGAGCGCTCCACCGGCAAGGACACCCAAAGCGGACACTGGGAAATCGCCGGCGTGCCGGTCGAATTCGACTGGGGCTACTTCCCGCGCACCGTGCCATCGTTCCCGGCCGAACTGACCGACAAGCTTCAGGAACTGACCGGCGTGGCCGGCTACCTCGGCAACTGCCACGCGTCCGGCACCGACATCATCAACAAGCATGGCGACGAACATGTCGCCACCGGCAAAATCATCGTCTACACCTCGGGCGACTCGGTGATGCAGATTGCCGCGCACGAAGAACACTTCGGTCTGGATCGCCTGTACGCCGTGTGCGAAGCCGCGTTTGAACTGGTCAAGCCATACAACATCGGCCGCGTGATCGCGCGTCCGTTCCTGGGCGAGAACGGCAACTACCGCCGCACCAGCAACCGCCACGACTATGCCGTTCCACCCCCAAGCGCGACCCTGCTCGACCACGTGAAGAACGAGGGCGGAGAAGTCATCGGCCTTGGCAAGATCAGCGACATTTTCGCGACCCAGGGCATCTCGCGCGTGGTCAAGGGCGTGGACAACATGGCCCTGTTCGACGCGCTGCTCAAAGTGACCGACGAAGCGGGCGACAAGTCGCTCACGTTCGTCAACTTCGTCGACTTCGACCAGGCGTTCGGCCATCGCCGCGACGTGGCCGGCTACTCGAACGCGCTGCACGAAATGGACGCGCGCCTGCCGGAATTCATGGCCAAGCTGAAAGAGGGCGACCTGGTCGTCATCACCGCCGACCATGGCTGCGACCCAAGCTGGCCGGGCTCGGACCACACGCGCGAGCACATTCCGATGATCTTCTTCGGACCGGGTGTCGCCCCGCGCGCGCTGCCGGTCTCGAACACCTTCTCCGACATCGGCGCCACCTTGGCCAAGCACCTCGGCGTCAAACCACTTTCCAACGGAACCGCTCTGCTATGA
- the deoC gene encoding deoxyribose-phosphate aldolase — protein sequence MTHNPAFKRNEAVGLDLGWVNQIKVNRNASDRRAASLANRRTVKKEYQAAWLIKALQCIDLTTLGGDDTPGRVERLCMKALRPLRTDLMEALGVSNLTTGAVCVYHEMITPAAKILQGRLPIAAVSTAFPAGLASMETKVREIELSVAAGATEIDIVITRQHVLMGNWQALYDEMVAYRKACGDAHVKAILATGDLLTLENVAKASWVCMMAGSDFIKTSTGKEGVNATIPVALTMVRTIREYHEQYGFQVGFKPAGGVATAKGALQYLTLMKEELGREWLEPHLFRIGASSLLTDIERQLEHYVTGNYSANHRHAQP from the coding sequence ATGACTCACAATCCCGCATTCAAACGCAACGAGGCGGTTGGCCTCGACCTCGGCTGGGTCAACCAGATCAAAGTGAACCGCAACGCGTCGGACCGCCGCGCCGCCAGCCTGGCCAATCGCCGCACCGTCAAAAAAGAATACCAGGCCGCGTGGCTGATCAAGGCCCTGCAATGCATCGACCTGACCACCCTCGGCGGCGACGATACGCCGGGCAGGGTCGAGCGCCTGTGCATGAAGGCCCTGCGCCCGCTGCGCACCGACCTGATGGAAGCGCTGGGCGTGTCCAACCTGACCACCGGCGCGGTGTGCGTGTACCACGAGATGATCACGCCAGCGGCCAAGATTCTGCAGGGCCGCTTGCCGATCGCCGCGGTATCGACCGCATTCCCGGCGGGCCTGGCCAGCATGGAAACCAAGGTGCGCGAGATCGAACTGTCGGTTGCCGCCGGCGCCACCGAGATCGATATCGTCATCACGCGCCAGCACGTCCTGATGGGTAACTGGCAGGCGCTGTACGACGAAATGGTCGCCTACCGCAAGGCTTGCGGCGACGCGCACGTCAAGGCCATTCTCGCCACCGGCGACCTGCTCACGCTCGAAAACGTGGCCAAGGCCTCGTGGGTGTGCATGATGGCCGGTTCCGACTTCATCAAGACCTCCACCGGCAAGGAAGGCGTCAATGCCACCATTCCCGTGGCCCTGACGATGGTGCGCACGATTCGCGAATACCATGAGCAGTATGGCTTCCAGGTCGGCTTCAAGCCGGCCGGCGGCGTAGCGACCGCCAAGGGCGCGCTGCAGTACCTGACCCTGATGAAAGAAGAATTGGGACGCGAGTGGCTGGAGCCGCATCTGTTTCGCATCGGTGCATCGAGCCTGCTGACCGACATCGAGCGCCAGCTCGAACACTACGTCACCGGGAACTACTCGGCCAACCATCGCCACGCGCAACCATAA